The proteins below come from a single Micromonas commoda chromosome 8, complete sequence genomic window:
- the CAL gene encoding Caltractin/Centrin: MRALGFAVKKDEVDAIMREYDRDDSGSIEFPEFREIMMERMGDRNPQDELAKAFKIFDDDGSGVITVRNLRRIAKELGEDVNDEELIAMIDEFDQNGDGVIDEKEFLAIMSKGADAGLVED; the protein is encoded by the coding sequence atgcgcgcgctcggatTCGCCGTGAAGAAGGATGAGGTGGACGCAATCATGCGGGAATACGACAGGGACGACAGCGGGAGCATCGAGTTCCCGGAGTTCCGGGAGATCATGATGGAACGCATGGGGGACAGGAATCCccaggacgagctcgccaaggcgttcaagatcttcgacgacgatggcaGCGGCGTGATCACGGTCAGGAACCTGCGGCGGATAGCGAAAGAGCTCGGGGAGGATGTaaacgacgaggagctcattGCCATGATCGACGAGTTTGACCaaaacggcgacggcgtcatcgacgagaAGGAGTTCCTCGCCATCATGTCTAaaggggcggacgcgggacTCGTGGAGGACTAA
- a CDS encoding predicted protein: MGKTKKTLEELEDERSALEQEAYDEKTKLLNRSQFQELLELQNEEEPEFVAEIVEMYLADAKEMLNELSKLFSEEKVKEAEDGKPNYNTVRAVLHKLKGSSSTFGADGVQQKCEELREHCINEDLDKCRTGEGSLEELQSNVDILSEFLAKYTAKIKEIYELSQEAKADE; encoded by the exons ATGGGGAAGACTAAAAAGACACTGGAAGAACTCGAGGATGAG AGATCCGCGCTGGAACAGGAGGCGTACGATGAGAAAACAAAGCTGCTGAACAGGTCGCAGTtccaggagctcctcgagctgcagAATGAAGAGGAGCCGGAGTTTGTCGCTGAGATTGTGGAGATGTACCTGGCTGACGCGAAGGAGATGCTCAATGAGCTGAGCAAGCTCTTCTCTGAGGAGAAGgtcaaggaggcggaggatggGAAACCTAACTACAACAccgtgcgcgcggtgctTCACAAGCTCAAAGGAAGCAGCTCCACCTttggcgccgatggcgtGCAGCAGAAATGcgaggagctgcgcgagcACTGCATCAACGAGGACCTCGACAAGTGCCGAACGGGCGAGGGCTCGCTGGAGGAGCTGCAGAGCAACGTGGACATTCTCAGCGAGTTCCTGGCCAAATACACCGCCAAGATCAAGGAGATCTACGAGCTGAGccaggaggccaaggctgacgagTGA
- a CDS encoding ATP-binding cassette superfamily ((ABCA)), which yields MMYPLGLLIKGLVEEKENKTQELMSIMGLQTWTLATAHAVTYAVLFTLTSLIAAGTLHRKVFPTTDAGVLIVFFLSFMASAVPLGFLIAVFFSRARLASIVGPFALFAMVMPRYVFFQTYENQALEAKRAASVLSPTAFTFAADLLASREGAERGVTWATLYDDPLSLGELMGIMVGDAVLYAAMAWYLGKVLPTAHGTPLPWWFVFSAKYWRGPGAGAGLEFGEGSRARSGGMAAGCLSAEFARGTPAVSPLSVALYEGQVTGLLGPNGAGKSTTIAMLTGLTPPSGGDAIVAGHSLLGSLAECRRCLGVCPQQNVLFPALTCAEHLRIFAVLKGVPSRDVDREVAKKLREVGLEQKADARSVTLSGGMKRRLQMAMALIGPSKVVLLDEPTSGLDPRSRRDAWKLIRAAAKGRCVVLTTHFLEEADLLCDRVCVISNGKLRCAGSPPFLKNTLGGKYALTLTFDDDRESKDRLTTSEHAGVALRLVRRYVGDATLSRARGGEATMELPASAAAAFPSLFAALERARRGRVRLRGYGVSMTTLEEIFLRLAEDDRRREEEEEEGPDEDRRVTSGRWLKRKDDLREMLRKRWIIARRDRRGFFFQIILPILVNIMVMCVLFLEVNPAGPNRDMTPCMFTERTGGHDVPDRTRVPVAVGVNSSAAAEALAAALSSERGWISGPPPSGVHPGAASLVRVLERYGNEPLLFLHNTSSHHAVPAAMAATHSAVMRDITGVADAHVTAGSHPLPLTTEEEASLRVWMNTLAAFFLLLPFSYLAATYAAFVVKERATRAMLQQLASGCDYRVYWLGAAIWEWLNHALVCFVTWIWFFIFDLSSVVGTRDKAFCTLVLLLAYGAAAVPLSFIYSLGFTDHAQTIVALSVVNFVTGFVLVNLNYVMRTSEHEGTARTGEGLAHVWRIFPPFLLGEGLIAISTSEFAIDRGERNEDESWLDTFSSTGDTPSPFEWELSGRPTRVAVDRLSLRIRRGERFGLLGVNGAGKSTTLKVLCGDHPPTAGSVTVCGHDVSASLRRVQGVLGYCPQFDPLLELMTGRETTRMYAALKGVPPRDVDAAASAVLRGVGLAKFADAPCGTYSGGNKRKLSLAVALVGGPRVLLLDEPSSGMCPLGRRMMWDTVERAAEGLTVLLTTHAMDECEALCERVGMMAGGRLRCLGSSQHLKGRFGEGYVVDAKVASAADGSGEEGARKAAAVRAALEAAGGGGARIAEAHAGRLKIRLADAEVLAGAFHALERCRAEGVLENYAVTQSSLEDVFVRVCK from the exons ATGATGTACCCGCTCGGATTGCTGATCAAAGGGTTggtcgaggagaaggagaatAAGACGCAGGAGCTGATGTCCATCATGGGTCTGCAGACGTGgacgctcgccaccgcccacGCGGTGACGTACGCCGTGTTGTTCACCCTCACGTCGttgatcgccgccgggacgctGCACCGGAAGGTGTTTCCGACGACGGATGCCGGCGTGTTGATTGTCTTTTTCCTCTCCTTCATGGCGTCGGCTGTTCCCCTCGGGTTCCTCATCGCGGTCTTCTTcagccgcgcgaggctggcgtcCATCGTCGGCCCGTTCGCGCTTTTCGCCATGGTCATGCCCCGCTACGTGTTCTTTCAGACGTACGAGAACCAGGCGCTGGAAGCCaagagggcggcgagcgtctTGTCCCCCACGGCTTtcaccttcgccgccgatctACTCGCGAGcagggagggcgcggagcgcggcgtgaCGTGGGCGACGTTGTACGACGACCCGCTGTCGCTGGGCGAGCTCATGGGCATCAtggtgggcgacgcggtgctgtacgcggcgatggcgtggTACCTCGGGAAGGTGTTGCCCACGGCGCACGGGACGCCGCTGCCGTGGTGGTTCGTGTTTTCGGCCAAGTACtggcgcggacccggcgcgggcgcgggactGGAATTCGGCGAGGGTagtcgcgcgaggagcggggGGATGGCGGCCGGGTGCCTGTCCGCGGAGTTCGCCAGGGGTACGCCC GCGGTGTCGCCGCTGAGCGTCGCGCTGTACGAGGGACAGGTCACGGGCCTCCTCGGACCCAACGGAGCGGGTAAGAGCACCACGATCGCCATGCTGACCGGACTCACCCCgccctccggcggcgacgccatcgtggcTGGGCACTCGCTGCTCGGGTCGCTCGCGGAGTGCCGCAGGTGCCTGGGCGTGTGCCCGCAGCAAAACGTCCTCTTCCCCGCGTTGACGTGCGCGGAACACCTCCGCATATTCGCCGTACTGAAGGGCGTGCCCTCGCGAGACGTGGACCGCGAGGTTGCGAAGAAGCTGCGCGAGGTTGGATTGGAGCAAAAGGCTGACGCGCGATCGGTCACGCTCTCGGGCGGCATGAAGCGCCGGCTGCAGATGGCGATGGCCCTCATAGGCCCCTCCAAAGTCGTGTTGCTAGACGAGCCCACCAGCGGCTTGGACCCGAGGTCCAGACGAGACGCGTGGAAGCtgatccgcgcggcggcgaaaggTCGGTGCGTCGTGCTCACCACGCACTTtttggaggaggcggaccTGTTATGCGACAGGGTATGCGTCATCAGCAACGGCAAACTTCGGTGCGCCGGGTCACCCCCGTTTTTGAAAAACACGCTCGGCGGCAAGTACGCGCTGACGCTAaccttcgacgacgatcgcgaaTCGAAGGACAGGCTCACCACGAGCGAGCACGCCGGCGTGGCGCTGCGTTTGGTCCGCCGGTACGTCGGGGACGCCACCctgagccgcgcgaggggcggcgaggctaCGATGGAGctgccggcgtcggcggcggcggcgtttccGAGCctgttcgccgcgctcgagcgagccaggcgcggc CGAGTGCGTCTGAGGGGTTACGGCGTTTCCATGACGACGCTCGAGGAGATTTTCCTTCGTCTCGCAGAGGACGACCGcaggcgcgaggaggaggaggaggaggggccCGACGAAGACCGTCGCGTCACGAGCGG ACGGTGGTTGAAGCGTAAGGACGACCTGCGCGAGATGCTCCGCAAGCGATGGatcatcgcgcgccgcgaccgccggggGTTCTTCTTCCAGATAATCCTTCCGATTCTCGTCAACATCATGGTCATGTGCGTGCTCTTCCTGGAGGTCAACCCCGCGGGTCCCAACCGAGACATGACCCCGTGCATGTTCACCGAGCGCACGGGCGGGCACGACGTGCCCGATCGGACGCGCGTGCCCGTCGCGGTTGGCGTAaactccagcgccgccgccgaggcactcgccgccgcgctgagcTCGGAGCGGGGTTGGATCAGCGGACCTCCGCCGAGCGGCGTACacccc GGCGCCGCTTCGCTGGTTCGCGTTTTGGAACGGTACGGAAACGAGCCCCTGCTGTTTCTGCACAACACGTCCTCGCACCACGCGGtacccgcggcgatggcggctaCGCACAGCGCGGTGATGCGCGACATCACCggcgtggcggacgcgcacgtcacAGCCGGTTCGCACCCGCTGCCGCtgacgacggaggaggaggcgagtCTGCGGGTTTGGATGAACACCCTCGCGGCTTTCTTTCTGCTTCTGCCGTTCTCCTAtctcgccgcgacgtacgcggcgttcgtggtgaaggaacgcgcgacgcgggcgatgTTGCAGCAGCTCGCGAGCGGGTGCGACTACCGCGTGTACTGGCTAGGCGCCGCGATCTGGGAGTGGCTCAACCACGCGCTGGTGTGCTTCGTGACTTGGATCTGGTTTTTCATCTTTGATCTCTCGTCCGTGGTTGGCACGCGCGACAAGGCGTTCTGCACGTTGGTGCTGCTGCTcgcgtacggcgccgcggcggtgcccctCTCTTTCATATACTCGCTCGGTTTCACCGATCACGCGCAGACGATCGTGGCTCTGAGCGTGGTTAACTTTGTCACCGGCTTTGTGCTGGTGAATCTGAATTACGTCATGCGAACGAGCGAGCACGAGGGAACCGCGCGAACCGGCGAAGGACTGGCGCACGTGTGGAGAATATTCCCGCCGTTTTTGCTGGGCGAGGGGCTCATCGCGATCAGCACGAGCGAATTCGCcatcgaccgcggcgagcgaaaCGAAGACGAGAGCTGGCTGGACACGTTCAGCTCAACCGGGGACACGCCGAGCCCTTTCGAGTGGGAACTCTCGGGCCGACCC acgcgcgtcgccgtggaccgCCTGAGCCTTcgcatccgtcgcggcgaacgctTCGGGTTGCTCGGCGTGAACGGTGCGGGGAAGAGCACGACCCTGAAGGTGCTCTGCGGCGATCACCCCCCCACCGCGGGGTCGGTGACGGTTTGCGGCCACGACGTCTCCGCCAGCCTGCGAAGAGTGCAGGGGGTGCTGGGATACTGCCCCCAGTTCGACCCGCTCCTGGAGCTGATGACCGGACGCGAAACCACGCGCATgtacgccgcgctcaagggcgTCCCCCCgagggacgtggacgccgccgcgtccgcggttcttcgcggcgtcggcctcgccaAGTTTGCCGACGCTCCGTGCGGAACGTACAGCGGCGGCAACAAGCGGAAActctcgctcgcggtggcgctcgtcggcggcccGCGCGTGCTCCTCCTGGACGAGCCCAGCAGCGGGATGTGCCCGCTCGGAAGGCGCATGATGTGGGACAccgtggagcgcgccgcggagggtcTCACGGTGCTGCTGACCACCCACGCCATGGACGAGTGCGAGGCGCTCTGCGAGCGCGTGGGCATGATGGCGGGAGGAAGGTTGAGGTGCCTCGGATCTTCGCAGCACCTGAAGGGACGTTTCGGCGAGGGGTACGTCGTGGACGCCAAggtggcgtccgccgcggacgggagcggggaggagggcgcgaggaaagccgcggcggtgcgagccgcgctcgaggcggcggggggcggcggcgcgagaatcgccgaggcgcacgcggggcGGCTGAAGATTcggctcgcggacgcggaggtgctcgcggggGCGTTTCACGCGCTGGAGCGGTGCAGGGCGGAGGGAGTGCTGGAGAATTACGCGGTGACGCAGTCGTCCCTCGAGGACGTGTTCGTGCGCGTGTGCAAGTGA
- a CDS encoding predicted protein, whose amino-acid sequence MLPVRRRRPPRAAVHAPAQGEAVPPLRILRAPVARLPARPLLQLLQDRTQERELPGGEGRGAGRAGAESQDVRQVRRTGPRRQGVRSRRRRHESARVRVLPVRGGRAPREGVPQR is encoded by the exons aTGCTTccggtgcggcggcggcggccaccgcgagcaGCAGTGCACGCTCCCGCCCAAGGAGAGGCCGTGCCACCTCTGCGGATTCTGCGGGCACCTGTCGCGCGACTGCCCGCACGGCCTCTGCTTCAACTGCTACAAGACCGGACacaggagcgcgagctgcccggcggagaggggcgcggggcgggacgcgcaGGCGCT GAATCGCAAGACGTGCGCCAAGTGCGGCGGACGGGGCCACGTCGACAGGGAgtgcgctcgcggcgccggcgccacgAAAGCGCCCGAGTTCGCGTGCTACCGGTGCGGGGAGGCCGGGCACCTCGCGAGGGAGTGCCCcaacgac
- a CDS encoding predicted protein — translation MMGVRHVYVLLATIVASTLATAQAQVSGDCGGGKNGNRPSNNCAVNRPYSSYGDETYWDNCANPYYCYYNSAPKYGSTGPYGFSGWNPCSNVVGAYSQGQCRDCVGSFGSWGSCSSTQCGVYGTRTRKYTQTTTRSGRGAVECPYSHNHVESESCYPGHCPPPPPSPSPPPPSPPSPPPAQPDVHLYSQREEKPCDGDEYCCAETTWNKMGKFGFESGCSRTVRAERFVVNAEPKSVQHTSQPVVSSNVTGLREDSTYAVEVYAFQSGNETAATANVSFTADGATHQFASCDVSTVASDACAFRRCGTFDLTLAAGSGEGVRLRVCQRRRGEFRVLREDAGLRNSLARRPRRRGEARRRRLQARVRAEELGGGRTGVAAIAGGARVEAV, via the exons ATGATGGGTGTTCGACACGTGTACGTCCTGCTCGCcacgatcgtcgcgtcgacgctcgcgaccgcCCAAGCCCAAGTCTCAGGCGATTGTGGAGGCGGTAAGAACGGCAACAGACCGAGCAACAACTGCGCGGTCAACAGGCCGTATTCTTCGTATGGGGATGAGACTTACTGGGACAACTGCGCCAACCCGTACTACTGCTACTACAATTCGGCTCCAAAGTATGGATCGACTGGTCCGTACGGCTTCAGCGGATGGAATCCGTGCTCCAACGTCGTGGGAGCTTACAGTCAGGGTCAGTGTAGGGACTGCGTCGGGTCTTTCGGGTCGTGGGGCTCGTGCAGCTCGACCCAGTGCGGGGTGTACGgcacgaggacgaggaagtACACGCAGACCACCACACGCAGCGGAAGGGGCGCGGTGGAGTGCCCGTATTCGCACAACCACGTCGAGTCGGAGTCGTGTTATCCGGGGCActgtccgcctcctccgccgtctccgtctcctccgccgccgtctccgccgtctccgcctccggCTCAACCCGACGTGCACTTGTACTCGCAGAGAGAGGAGAAGCcgtgcgacggcgacgagtaCTGCTGCGCCGAGACGACGTGGAATAAGATGGGAAAATTCGGCTTCGAGTCCGGGTGCTCGAGAACGGTGCGCGCGGAACGGTTCGTGGTGAACGCCGAGCCGAAGAGCGTGCAGCACACATCGCAACCCGTCGTCTCGAGCAACGTCACGGGTCTGCGGGAGGATTCCACCTACGCCGTGGAGGTGTACGCTTTCCAGTCTGGCAACgagacggccgcgacggcgaatgTTTCATTCACGGCGGATGGCGCGACGCATCAGTTCGCGTCGTGCGACGTCTcgaccgtcgcgtcggacgcgtgcgcgttcCGCCGATGCGGGACGTTCGACctgaccctcgccgcgg GATCTGGTGAAGGAGTGCGACTGCGAGTTTGccagcgacgacggggcgaaTTCCGGGTGcttcgcgaggacgccggacTACGAAACTCACTCGCACGACgcccacgtcgacgcggtgaagcacgtcgtcgccggttaCAAGCTCGTGTTCGTGCCGAAGAACTGGGAGGCGGACGAACGGGAGTCGCTGCGATCGCGGGGGGCGCACGGGTGGAGGCTGTCTAA